Proteins from a genomic interval of Quercus lobata isolate SW786 chromosome 11, ValleyOak3.0 Primary Assembly, whole genome shotgun sequence:
- the LOC115968754 gene encoding protein DETOXIFICATION 46, chloroplastic-like, whose protein sequence is MQFKTLTSHSTSPLFQNPTFFFNKLPQPPPPRFPIPLFPSNLSLISTTKKSFRNRIVTVSCISNNRDNDNNGPREIENGSDIASVSEIKVSEMESQSIWQQMKEIAMFTGPATALWICGPLMSLIDTAVIGQGSSIELAALGPATVVCDYLSYSFMFLSIATSNMVATALARQDKKEVQHHISILLFVGLTCGCLMLLFTRFFGSWVLTAFTGSKNAHLIPAANTYVQIRGLAWPALLVGWVAQSASLGMKDSWGPLKALAVASVVNGIGDIVLCSFLGYGIAGAAWATMASQVIAGYMMIEALNKKGYNAFSISVPSPDELLTVLGLAAPVFLTMMSKVAFFSLLTYFAASLGTYSMAAHQVMFQTFLTCTVWGEPLAQTAQSFMPELIYGVHRSLEKARMLLKSLVIIGAILGLLLGVVGTSVPWLFPRIFTQDQNVIHEMHQVLIPFFMALAVTPPTLSLEGTLLAGRDLKFLSLSMSGCFSVASLVLLLVTSRGYGLTGYWFVLIGFQWARFFLSLRRLLSPNGMLYSEDLGQGDLDQGKLEKLRAA, encoded by the exons ATGcaattcaaaaccctaacatCTCACAGCACTAGTCCTCTCTTCCAAAACCCAACCTTCTTCTTCAACAAactaccacaaccaccaccacctcgCTTTCCCATCCCTCTCTTCCCTTCTAATTTGTCACTCATTTCGACGACGAAGAAAAGCTTTCGGAATCGGATAGTAACTGTTTCTTGCATTAGCAATAACAGAGACAATGATAACAATGGCCCCCGCGAAATTGAAAACGGCAGTGATATTGCCTCTGTTTCGGAGATTAAGGTATCGGAAATGGAGAGTCAGAGTATATGGCAGCAAATGAAGGAGATTGCGATGTTTACTGGGCCCGCCACTGCGCTTTGGATTTGCGGACCGTTGATGAGTCTCATTGACACCGCTGTTATTGGTCAGGGTAGCTCCATTGAGCTCGCTGCTTTAG GGCCGGCAACAGTTGTATGTGATTATTTGAGTTATTCATTCATGTTCCTCTCAATTGCTACTTCGAATATGGTTGCTACTGCACTTGCCAGACAG GATAAAAAAGAAGTGCAGCATCACATATCTATCTTGCTCTTTGTTGGATTGACTTGTGGCTGCTTGATGCTTTTGTTTACAAGATTCTTCGGTTCATGGGTATTAACTG CTTTTACTGGGTCAAAGAATGCACATCTCATACCTGCAGCAAACACATATGTTCAG ATTCGAGGCTTAGCATGGCCTGCACTTCTTGTTGGATGGGTTGCTCAGAGTGCAAG TCTTGGCATGAAAGATTCCTGGGGACCTTTGAAGGCTTTGGCGGTGGCTAGTGTTGTAAATGGCATTGGTGATATAGTCCTGTGCAGTTTCTTGGGATATGGTATTGCTGGTGCAGCATGGGCTACAATGGCCTCCCAG GTTATTGCAGGATATATGATGATTGAAGCTCTGAACAAGAAAGGGTACAATGCATTTTCCATCTCTGTTCCATCACCTGATGAACTTCTGACAGTACTTGGGCTTGCTGCTCCGGTGTTTTTAACAATGATGTCTAAG gtgGCTTTCTTCTCCCTCCTCACATATTTTGCCGCGTCTCTGGGCACCTACTCCATGGCCGCTCATCAA GTCATGTTTCAAACATTCCTCACATGTACAGTATGGGGTGAACCTTTAGCTCAAACCGCTCAGTCATTTATGCCTGAGTTAATATATGGAGTTCATCGAAGTTTGGAAAAG GCTCGAATGTTGCTAAAATCTCTAGTCATCATTGGAGCAATACTTGGATTGCTATTAGGGGTTGTAGGAACATCTGTTCCTTGGTTGTTCCCCAGAATATTTACACAGGATCAGAATGTCATACATGAG ATGCACCAAGTTCTTATTCCATTCTTCATGGCATTAGCTGTCACACCCCCAACTCTCAGCCTTGAGGGAACATTGCTG GCTGGACGGGATCTTAAATTTCTTAGTTTGTCAATGAGCGGATGCTTTTCTGTAGCTTCACTTGTACTATTG CTTGTGACCAGTAGGGGATATGGTCTGACAGGCTATTGGTTCGTTCTTATTGGATTTCAATGG GCTCGGTTTTTCCTCTCACTTCGGCGCCTTCTGTCTCCCAATGGCATGCTTTACTCTGAAGATTTGGGTCAGGGAGATTTGGATCAGGGCAAATTGGAAAAGCTGAGGGCTGCTTAG